Proteins from one Desulfovibrio sp. Fe33 genomic window:
- a CDS encoding HDOD domain-containing protein, whose product MNQDKIQGFLQELPRMRGDLPFSPEILGRLFVQTGEGCLVSLEAVGETLGKDQGLTARILRLANSAYYGLQAEIQTVSRAAAVLGMSEIRNIVLALGIDGLTKQYGLPEDFDLGRYWAHQFMVATVAKELSDMIDVGKPDSLFTSGLLHDFGKLVTALKRPDDWSAIRELAENELLADSDAEEEYWGLDHAVIGALVLRSWDLPAVLVEPVNWHHSPDLSPGHSNESNVICLADCVVHAVAEPEGPYAERVDELCQAVDVDMDDLLEVAEELVDSDDVEQFVNVLF is encoded by the coding sequence ATGAACCAGGACAAGATCCAGGGCTTCCTCCAGGAGCTTCCGCGTATGCGCGGCGACCTGCCGTTTTCGCCGGAAATCCTGGGCCGGCTGTTCGTCCAGACCGGCGAAGGCTGCTTGGTTTCCCTTGAGGCGGTTGGCGAGACCTTGGGCAAGGATCAGGGCCTGACCGCCCGTATCCTGCGGCTGGCCAATTCCGCCTATTACGGCCTTCAGGCCGAGATTCAGACGGTATCGCGGGCCGCCGCGGTGCTGGGCATGTCCGAAATCCGCAACATCGTTCTCGCGCTGGGTATCGACGGGCTGACCAAGCAGTACGGTTTGCCCGAGGATTTCGACCTCGGGAGATACTGGGCCCATCAGTTCATGGTCGCCACGGTGGCCAAGGAATTGTCCGACATGATCGATGTGGGCAAGCCGGACAGTCTTTTCACCTCCGGGCTGCTCCACGATTTCGGCAAGCTGGTCACCGCCCTGAAACGGCCCGACGACTGGTCCGCCATCCGCGAGCTCGCCGAGAACGAGCTGCTGGCCGACAGCGACGCCGAGGAGGAATACTGGGGGCTGGACCACGCGGTCATCGGCGCGCTGGTGCTGCGTTCCTGGGACCTGCCCGCCGTGTTGGTGGAACCGGTCAACTGGCACCATTCGCCGGACCTGTCGCCCGGGCATTCCAACGAGTCCAACGTGATCTGTCTCGCGGACTGCGTGGTTCATGCGGTGGCCGAGCCGGAAGGGCCGTACGCGGAGCGCGTGGACGAGCTCTGCCAGGCCGTGGACGTGGACATGGACGATCTTTTGGAAGTCGCCGAGGAGCTTGTCGACTCGGACGACGTCGAACAATTCGTTAACGTGCTTTTCTGA
- the recJ gene encoding single-stranded-DNA-specific exonuclease RecJ produces MAEELNVSPLIVEILWNRGLSDVGEMDRFLSPLLRHMANPAEVPGLTEAAETLARGLDEGRSLAVWGDYDVDGITATAVIKEFFAMRGMEVMHHLPNRMEEGYGMNVPGVERLHEQGATMLLTVDCGITDSAPVTRARELGMTVVVTDHHLPGETLPEAHAVCDPRLAEGGPCDDLAGVGVAFMLVVALNRLLPGEPVDVRPLLDLVALGTIADIVKLTGQNRILVKNGLLVIKEARRPGMAALKVVSDYDRRAELGAGQIGFHLAPRINAAGRMGDPEKALRLLLSKDFDSAMPIAEELNAINMERRRQEQEISEQAFEQAETMRHMAGLVLHADHWHPGIIGIVASRVVEKYYRPTLLLCTPESSEGLLKGSGRSISEFNLYDGLSGVADVLEGFGGHSQAAGVSLKPENLKALRERFNERVIEKLGSKPLTPTLKLDHELAFSSINNTLLKELEMLQPYGMGNPEPVFATKPVRVAEHALFGREGEHVKLVLEDPETGTKLPGKAWRMADTLTRAVHGKTMRFAFTPKIDRFRGIPTIDLRIRDWIF; encoded by the coding sequence ATGGCCGAGGAACTGAACGTATCGCCGCTTATTGTGGAGATTCTCTGGAACCGGGGATTGTCCGACGTGGGCGAGATGGACCGTTTTTTGAGTCCGTTGCTCCGGCATATGGCCAACCCCGCCGAGGTGCCCGGGCTGACCGAGGCCGCCGAGACCCTGGCCCGGGGGCTGGACGAGGGACGCAGTCTGGCCGTATGGGGCGATTACGACGTGGACGGCATCACGGCCACGGCGGTCATCAAGGAATTTTTCGCCATGCGCGGCATGGAGGTCATGCACCACCTGCCCAATCGCATGGAGGAAGGATACGGCATGAACGTGCCCGGCGTGGAGCGCCTGCACGAGCAGGGCGCGACCATGCTTCTGACCGTGGATTGCGGCATCACGGACAGCGCGCCCGTGACCCGCGCCAGGGAGCTGGGCATGACCGTGGTGGTTACGGACCACCATCTGCCCGGCGAAACCCTGCCCGAGGCCCATGCCGTGTGCGACCCGCGCCTTGCGGAAGGCGGCCCGTGCGACGATTTGGCCGGGGTGGGCGTGGCCTTCATGCTCGTGGTCGCCCTGAACCGGCTCCTGCCCGGCGAGCCCGTGGACGTTCGTCCGCTGCTCGACCTGGTGGCGTTGGGAACCATCGCCGACATCGTCAAGCTGACCGGCCAGAACCGCATCCTGGTCAAGAACGGTTTGCTGGTCATCAAGGAAGCCAGGCGGCCCGGCATGGCGGCTCTCAAGGTGGTCAGCGATTACGACCGCCGGGCCGAGCTGGGGGCAGGCCAGATCGGGTTCCACCTTGCTCCGAGGATCAACGCCGCCGGGCGTATGGGCGATCCGGAAAAGGCCCTGAGGTTGCTGCTCTCCAAGGATTTCGACTCGGCCATGCCCATCGCCGAGGAACTCAACGCCATCAATATGGAACGCCGCCGCCAGGAGCAGGAGATTTCCGAGCAGGCGTTCGAGCAGGCCGAGACCATGCGCCACATGGCCGGTCTGGTTCTGCACGCCGACCATTGGCATCCGGGAATCATCGGCATCGTGGCTTCGCGGGTGGTCGAAAAATACTACCGGCCCACGCTGCTGCTCTGCACGCCCGAGTCTTCCGAAGGGCTGCTCAAGGGGTCGGGCCGGTCCATTTCCGAGTTCAATCTTTATGACGGCCTGTCCGGCGTGGCCGACGTGCTGGAAGGGTTCGGCGGGCATTCCCAGGCCGCGGGCGTTTCTCTCAAGCCGGAGAATCTCAAGGCCCTGCGTGAGCGGTTCAACGAGCGGGTGATCGAGAAACTTGGCTCCAAGCCGCTTACGCCCACCCTCAAGCTCGACCATGAGCTGGCCTTTTCCAGCATCAACAATACGCTGCTCAAGGAATTGGAGATGCTCCAGCCCTACGGCATGGGCAACCCTGAACCGGTCTTCGCCACCAAGCCTGTGCGCGTGGCCGAGCACGCCCTGTTCGGCCGGGAGGGGGAGCACGTCAAGCTGGTCCTGGAGGACCCGGAGACCGGCACCAAGCTGCCCGGCAAGGCGTGGCGCATGGCCGACACCCTGACCCGCGCGGTTCACGGCAAGACCATGCGGTTTGCCTTCACTCCAAAGATCGACCGCTTCCGGGGCATCCCCACCATCGATCTGCGCATCCGGGACTGGATATTCTAG